In one window of Chanodichthys erythropterus isolate Z2021 chromosome 23, ASM2448905v1, whole genome shotgun sequence DNA:
- the rreb1a gene encoding ras-responsive element-binding protein 1 isoform X1, giving the protein MSRRKQPNPNKVKLMENSTEETRTESANCTLTGEEVEQSDDVQSPAPTETQTTHTEGSASVEEEGNEWENGQNRADGEIHVADGVDLSSINSMMNTVMKTPQLNGGVDSGHTTPNKVPVKSPSTNRSGRKTQEAKDDSGCIVCPLCDKGFQTQHQLTMHIRQHNTDSGNSDHCCSICGKSLSSASSLDRHMLVHSGERPYKCTVCHQTFTTNGNMHRHMKIHEKDSASSIPSSPTLSPPKRRRPSAAKRKLSHDEDREKTEEPSSKKVLEDSGADEQGLSKGQEDVLTCPICFKSLTCKNDFDTHMETHPDTTLRCDLCCISFRTHRSLLRHNAATHKQLPTDPNGQPFIQNNPSIPLGFNDLAFIDFSCQKFPRIAQIWCETNLRRCTGKFHRFVCDTCDKAFPLSSALDLHKASHGNSSGTQETTSPLIVKDELPAPEKSSFMDSLGLKHISKIKPAPSEEDALQAKLDSIRVIHVEPNQSTVPQEAGLVGGVNLSLVDPATLHGLSHQEALKLLSLQPFQTGFLVQPDGGMVVKPVCGESSMELADIQQILKVASAAPNQISLPPLSKAPCSAVQSGYKQMPPLKPKPLVAPRTSMVASTPPPLLNTQQASLGCISPSLPPPANHPLKTARDLSSSSSPSSANNQASAERIQMEAECMGDAHTPMDTDERHIKQENGKLEETTGKKGTSQKGSYPCRFCDQVFAFSGVLQAHMRYHLGILPHQCNICDYVAPDKATLIRHLRTHSGERPYVCRLCHYPFTVKANCERHLRKKHMKSNRKEIEKNIKYVTSSTSTADVLEQAGTSETTCRFCGEDLKTFRALQIHLRTHNGCQRKPFECKRCGAAFLAKRNCIHHLLKQHPEVQEQDIEEHIITLLASSTQNSPNPSPLNGVSPSTVVQPIKVEDLNFYSIDMDQPLDFSNKSRGGSSAGSVSGSPGIKIEPVSYDSSMEPIDLSIPKNPLKKLTQDIEATLPREIKKEHSSISILAKALQADKSIDEKSQPLGCYQVPVALTSITGSTNAAGRPLRLKPLLPKPSSAAVKELPPLASIAQIISSVSGAPDLLKRDNTNSLQADSDTHGKQESPDTLTEELSLESSKKRSRKRPSSSIAKEKPVMNATDPNIDLESSGEFASVERMLANTDANKFSAYLQTNTIELARKGGQQPGGSDEKEVKDEKHLPAQQTVQPHQSKGKKNAYSNSVQKMTCPFCPRVFPWASSLQRHMLTHTGQKPYPCPQCDAFFSTKSNCERHLLRKHGISNRVLRRNGVIPKSKEAEEGSPESSESTSETELPVGEAMDLTNSDPEKPVATNAEKPSPAKPTEAAVVEPLPHKEEEDPTALESLKYNEPEKEDGDSHSNKNLDLTFVSKPKDFKITEKDQPQSSPTADGDISDKTPQEESKFTCKSCKKSFRYAATLTRHEKVHQLDVASDPTNGPAQSLTKSGDPVVPSENKKEVTEEEVESLRKGIAENEGTGSVVESGSEEDKEERSDEEGAATEPKSAEGEIEEPGSKPDKRKKVCNICNKRFWSLQDLTRHMRSHTGERPYKCQTCERTFTLKHSLVRHQRIHQKLRGVDSDGSTCGLTGGPDEEGFSGRSASEGECTPTSTNPPSENESEVADTVKGEPTSQDKEEDCVATIPAVETEEFKPTSETGPAPATETPKEHPAEEQASDSPTTSDIEPSEGFIQGLLEIHTKPTTEHILPTSEPPLLGVK; this is encoded by the exons TTATGGAAAATTCAACGGAGGAGACGAGAACAGAATCCGCAAATTGTACCCTTACTGGGGAAGAGGTGGAGCAAAGCGATGATGTCCAGAGCCCCGCCCCCACAGAAACACAAACAACACACACAG AGGGTTCTGCCAGTGTAGAGGAGGAAGGAAATGAATGGGAGAATGGACAGAATAGAGCAGATGGAGAGATCCATGTAGCCGATGGAGTGGACTTGTCTTCCATTAACTCCATGATGAACACTGTGATGAAAACACCTCAACTTAACGGCGGAGTAGACTCCGGCCACACCACGCCCAATAAGGTGCCAGTCAAAAGCCCCAGCACCAACCGCAGTGGAAGAAAGACCCAG GAAGCCAAAGATGACAGCGGGTGTATTGTTTGTCCGCTGTGCGATAAGGGCTTTCAGACCCAACACCAGCTCACCATGCACATCCGCCAG CACAACACCGATAGTGGGAATTCGGACCACTGTTGCAGTATCTGCGGGAAGTCTCTGAGCTCGGCTAGCTCTCTGGATCGTCACATGCTAGTGCACAGTGGAGAAAGACCTTACAAGTGCACTGTGTGCCATCAGACTTTCACTACCAATGGCAACATGCACAG acacatgaagatccatgaGAAGGACTCTGCCAGCTCCATCCCCAGCAGTCCGACTCTGTCTCCACCTAAGCGTCGACGTCCCTCTGCAGCTAAACGCAAACTAAGCCACGATGAAGACAGAGAGAAGACAGAGGAGCCATCAAGCAAAAAG GTCCTGGAGGATAGTGGGGCAGATGAGCAGGGTTTGAGCAAAGGACAGGAGGATGTCTTGACCTGTCCTATCTGCTTCAAGAGCCTCACATGCAAAAACGACTTTGACACCCACATGGAGACCCATCCTGACACTACACTGAG ATGTGATTTATGCTGCATTTCATTCCGGACACACCGAAGTTTGCTCCGCCACAATGCAGCTACCCATAAGCAGCTACCCACAGACCCCAATGGACAACCCTTTATTCAGAATAACCCATCCATCCCTCTTGGCTTTAATGATCTGGCTTTCATTGACTTTTCTTGCCAGAAATTTCCTCGTATTGCCCAG ATTTGGTGTGAAACAAACCTTCGCCGATGTACTGGCAAATTCCATCGTTTTGTATGTGACACATGTGATAAGGCATTCCCGCTTAGCTCAGCTCTGGACTTGCACAAAGCCTCACATGGGAATTCCAGTGGCACCCAAGAGACAACTTCACCCTTAATTGTGAAAGATGAGCTTCCCGCTCCTGAGAAAAGCAGCTTCATGGACTCCCTGGGCTTGAAGCACATCTCTAAGATAAAGCCTGCCCCTTCAGAAGAGGATGCCCTGCAAGCCAAGCTAGATAGCATCCGGGTTATCCATGTAGAGCCGAATCAGTCCACTGTACCTCAAGAGGCTGGGCTTGTTGGAGGGGTTAACCTGTCTCTTGTAGACCCAGCGACTCTTCACGGTCTGTCCCATCAAGAAGCTCTCAAACTGCTGTCCCTTCAGCCTTTCCAGACAGGTTTTCTTGTGCAGCCGGATGGTGGTATGGTGGTGAAGCCTGTTTGTGGTGAATCCAGCATGGAACTCGCTGATATACAGCAAATACTCAAAGTAGCTTCAGCTGCTCCTAACCAAATCTCTCTCCCACCCTTATCCAAGGCACCTTGTAGTGCTGTGCAGTCGGGCTACAAGCAGATGCCTCCACTCAAGCCAAAGCctttggtggctcccagaaccAGTATGGTAGCTTCAACTCCACCACCACTTTTGAACACCCAGCAAGCTTCACTGGGCTGCATCAGCCCTAGCCTCCCACCTCCTGCCAACCATCCTCTCAAGACAGCTAGGGATCTCTCCTCATCTTCCTCACCCTCTTCTGCCAACAACCAGGCTTCTGCAGAGAGAATACAAATGGAGGCAGAATGCATGGGAGATGCCCATACCCCAATGGACACGGATGAAAGACATATCAAGCAGGAGAATGGCAAGTTAGAAGAGACCACTGGAAAGAAAGGAACATCTCAAAAAGGCTCATATCCCTGCCGATTTTGTGACCAGGTCTTTGCGTTCTCTGGTGTGCTGCAAGCACACATGCGATATCATTTGGGCATTCTGCCCCACCAATGCAATATCTGCGACTATGTTGCTCCAGACAAGGCTACATTGATCCGTCATTTGAGAACACACAGTGGTGAAAGGCCCTATGTCTGTCGGCTTTGTCATTACCCTTTTACTGTCAAGGCTAACTGTGAGCGTCACCTTCGCAAAAAGCACATGAAAAGCAATCGCAAGGAGATTgagaaaaacatcaaatatgttACCTCGTCCACATCCACAGCAGATGTGCTGGAACAGGCTGGGACTAGTGAAACTACCTGCCGCTTCTGTGGGGAGGACCTAAAGACCTTCCGGGCCCTGCAGATTCACTTGCGCACACACAATGGCTGTCAGCGAAAGCCATTTGAGTGCAAGCGTTGTGGAGCAGCCTTCCTTGCCAAGCGTAACTGTATCCATCACCTTCTGAAACAACATCCAGAGGTCCAAGAGCAGGATATTGAAGAGCACATAATCACTCTTCTAGCTTCATCAACCCAAAATAGCCCAAACCCATCTCCTCTCAATGGGGTTTCTCCTAGTACTGTGGTACAGCCTATCAAGGTTGAAGACCTTAACTTCTACAGCATAGACATGGACCAACCTCTGGACTTCTCTAACAAAAGTCGTGGGGGCAGCAGTGCTGGAAGTGTGAGTGGATCACCCGGGATCAAAATTGAGCCTGTCTCCTATGACTCTTCCATGGAACCCATTGACCTCTCTATTCCTAAGAATCCTCTGAAGAAGCTTACACAAGATATTGAGGCCACATTGCCAAGAGAGATTAAAAAAGAACATTCATCCATCAGCATCCTTGCAAAGGCTCTTCAGGCTGATAAGTCCATTGATGAGAAGTCCCAACCGCTTGGATGCTACCAGGTCCCTGTAGCCTTGACCTCCATTACTGGTAGCACTAATGCTGCAGGAAGGCCCTTGCGCCTAAAGCCCCTGCTTCCTAAACCTTCCTCTGCTGCTGTGAAGGAACTTCCACCATTGGCATCCATTGCTCAGATCATTTCCTCTGTTTCTGGTGCCCCTGACCTTCTAAAACGGGACAACACTAACAGCCTTCAGGCTGATTCTGATACACATGGCAAGCAAGAGTCACCAGATACCTTGACAGAGGAGCTCTCCCTAGAGAGCTCCAAGAAGAGGTCCAGGAAAAGGCCTTCCAGTAGCATAGCGAAAGAAAAACCTGTGATGAATGCCACAGACCCGAATATTGATTTGGAGTCTAGTGGGGAGTTTGCAAGTGTTGAGAGGATGTTGGCAAACACTGATGCCAACAAGTTCAGCGCCTATCTTCAGACCAACACAATTGAGTTGGCAAGAAAAGGCGGGCAGCAGCCAGGTGGTAGTGACGAGAAAGAGGtgaaagatgagaaacaccTGCCAGCCCAGCAGACTGTTCAACCCCATCAGTCCAAAGGGAAGAAGAATGCATACTCAAATTCTGTGCAAAAGATGACTTGCCCCTTTTGTCCCAGAGTTTTCCCTTGGGCCAGTTCGCTTCAGCGCCACATGTTAACACACACAG GTCAGAAGCCATATCCTTGTCCCCAATGTGATGCCTTCTTCTCAACCAAGTCCAACTGTGAGCGACATCTTTTACGCAAGCATGGCATTTCCAACCGAGTGCTTAGGCGCAATGGTGTAATACCCAAGTCTAAAGAAGCAGAGGAAGGCTCACCAGAGAGTTCag AAAGCACATCTGAGACAGAGCTTCCTGTGGGTGAGGCAATGGATCTGACAAATTCAGACCCTGAGAAGCCTGTAGCAACGAATGCTGAAAAACCCTCACCAGCCAAGCCGACAGAAGCAGCTGTGGTAGAGCCTCTTCCTCACAAAGAGGAGGAGGATCCAACAGCCCTCGAGTCATTGAAGTACAATGAACCAGAAAAAGAGGATGGCGATTCCCATAGCAATAAGAACCTTGACTTGACGTTTGTCTCTAAGCCAAAGGACTTCAAGATCACTGAGAAAGACCAGCCACAGTCCTCCCCTACAGCAGATGGTGACATTTCTGACAAAACGCCTCAGGAGGAGTCCAAATTCACCTGCAAAAGTTGCAAGAAGAGTTTCCGCTATGCTGCCACCCTGACCAGGCATGAGAAAGTTCATCAGCTGGATGTAGCATCAGACCCAACTAATGGACCTGCACAAAGCCTCACAAAATCAGGTGATCCAGTTGTGCCTTCTGAAAATAAGAAAGAGGTTACAGAAGAAGAGGTGGAAAGCTTAAGGAAGGGCATAGCTGAGAACGAGGGAACAGGCAGTGTGGTGGAGAGTGGGTCAGAGGAGGATAAGGAGGAGAGGAGTGATGAAGAGGGAGCTGCAACTGAACCAAAGAGTGCCGAGGGAGAAATTGAAGAACCTGGCAGCAAGCCAGACAAGAGGAAAAAGGTGTGCAATATATGCAACAAACGTTTCTGGAGTCTTCAGGATCTCACCAGACACATGCGCTCTCACACAG GTGAGAGGCCTTACAAGTGTCAGACCTGTGAGCGCACCTTCACCCTAAAGCACAGTTTGGTCCGACATCAGCGTATCCACCAGAAACTACGTGGAGTGGATAGTGATGGTTCAACTTGTGGGCTCACAGGTGGACCCGACGAGGAGGGCTTCAGTGGGCGTTCGGCTAGCGAAGGCGAGTGCACACCTACAAGCACCAATCCACCCTCTGAGAATGAAAGTGAAGTAGCAGACACTGTGAAGGGGGAACCAACCTCACAGGATAAAGAGGAGGACTGTGTAGCCACTATACCAGCTGTGGAAACTGAAGAGTTTAAACCAACCTCCGAGACAGGACCTGCACCAGCAACAGAGACACCCAAAGAACATCCAGCAGAGGAACAAGCATCAGATTCACCCACCACATCTGACATAGAGCCGTCGGAGGGATTCATCCAAGGCTTACTGGAGATCCATACCAAGCCCACTACTGAGCACATTTTGCCCACCTCCGAACCGCCACTGCTTGGGGTGAAGTGA
- the rreb1a gene encoding ras-responsive element-binding protein 1 isoform X2: MENSTEETRTESANCTLTGEEVEQSDDVQSPAPTETQTTHTEGSASVEEEGNEWENGQNRADGEIHVADGVDLSSINSMMNTVMKTPQLNGGVDSGHTTPNKVPVKSPSTNRSGRKTQEAKDDSGCIVCPLCDKGFQTQHQLTMHIRQHNTDSGNSDHCCSICGKSLSSASSLDRHMLVHSGERPYKCTVCHQTFTTNGNMHRHMKIHEKDSASSIPSSPTLSPPKRRRPSAAKRKLSHDEDREKTEEPSSKKVLEDSGADEQGLSKGQEDVLTCPICFKSLTCKNDFDTHMETHPDTTLRCDLCCISFRTHRSLLRHNAATHKQLPTDPNGQPFIQNNPSIPLGFNDLAFIDFSCQKFPRIAQIWCETNLRRCTGKFHRFVCDTCDKAFPLSSALDLHKASHGNSSGTQETTSPLIVKDELPAPEKSSFMDSLGLKHISKIKPAPSEEDALQAKLDSIRVIHVEPNQSTVPQEAGLVGGVNLSLVDPATLHGLSHQEALKLLSLQPFQTGFLVQPDGGMVVKPVCGESSMELADIQQILKVASAAPNQISLPPLSKAPCSAVQSGYKQMPPLKPKPLVAPRTSMVASTPPPLLNTQQASLGCISPSLPPPANHPLKTARDLSSSSSPSSANNQASAERIQMEAECMGDAHTPMDTDERHIKQENGKLEETTGKKGTSQKGSYPCRFCDQVFAFSGVLQAHMRYHLGILPHQCNICDYVAPDKATLIRHLRTHSGERPYVCRLCHYPFTVKANCERHLRKKHMKSNRKEIEKNIKYVTSSTSTADVLEQAGTSETTCRFCGEDLKTFRALQIHLRTHNGCQRKPFECKRCGAAFLAKRNCIHHLLKQHPEVQEQDIEEHIITLLASSTQNSPNPSPLNGVSPSTVVQPIKVEDLNFYSIDMDQPLDFSNKSRGGSSAGSVSGSPGIKIEPVSYDSSMEPIDLSIPKNPLKKLTQDIEATLPREIKKEHSSISILAKALQADKSIDEKSQPLGCYQVPVALTSITGSTNAAGRPLRLKPLLPKPSSAAVKELPPLASIAQIISSVSGAPDLLKRDNTNSLQADSDTHGKQESPDTLTEELSLESSKKRSRKRPSSSIAKEKPVMNATDPNIDLESSGEFASVERMLANTDANKFSAYLQTNTIELARKGGQQPGGSDEKEVKDEKHLPAQQTVQPHQSKGKKNAYSNSVQKMTCPFCPRVFPWASSLQRHMLTHTGQKPYPCPQCDAFFSTKSNCERHLLRKHGISNRVLRRNGVIPKSKEAEEGSPESSESTSETELPVGEAMDLTNSDPEKPVATNAEKPSPAKPTEAAVVEPLPHKEEEDPTALESLKYNEPEKEDGDSHSNKNLDLTFVSKPKDFKITEKDQPQSSPTADGDISDKTPQEESKFTCKSCKKSFRYAATLTRHEKVHQLDVASDPTNGPAQSLTKSGDPVVPSENKKEVTEEEVESLRKGIAENEGTGSVVESGSEEDKEERSDEEGAATEPKSAEGEIEEPGSKPDKRKKVCNICNKRFWSLQDLTRHMRSHTGERPYKCQTCERTFTLKHSLVRHQRIHQKLRGVDSDGSTCGLTGGPDEEGFSGRSASEGECTPTSTNPPSENESEVADTVKGEPTSQDKEEDCVATIPAVETEEFKPTSETGPAPATETPKEHPAEEQASDSPTTSDIEPSEGFIQGLLEIHTKPTTEHILPTSEPPLLGVK, from the exons ATGGAAAATTCAACGGAGGAGACGAGAACAGAATCCGCAAATTGTACCCTTACTGGGGAAGAGGTGGAGCAAAGCGATGATGTCCAGAGCCCCGCCCCCACAGAAACACAAACAACACACACAG AGGGTTCTGCCAGTGTAGAGGAGGAAGGAAATGAATGGGAGAATGGACAGAATAGAGCAGATGGAGAGATCCATGTAGCCGATGGAGTGGACTTGTCTTCCATTAACTCCATGATGAACACTGTGATGAAAACACCTCAACTTAACGGCGGAGTAGACTCCGGCCACACCACGCCCAATAAGGTGCCAGTCAAAAGCCCCAGCACCAACCGCAGTGGAAGAAAGACCCAG GAAGCCAAAGATGACAGCGGGTGTATTGTTTGTCCGCTGTGCGATAAGGGCTTTCAGACCCAACACCAGCTCACCATGCACATCCGCCAG CACAACACCGATAGTGGGAATTCGGACCACTGTTGCAGTATCTGCGGGAAGTCTCTGAGCTCGGCTAGCTCTCTGGATCGTCACATGCTAGTGCACAGTGGAGAAAGACCTTACAAGTGCACTGTGTGCCATCAGACTTTCACTACCAATGGCAACATGCACAG acacatgaagatccatgaGAAGGACTCTGCCAGCTCCATCCCCAGCAGTCCGACTCTGTCTCCACCTAAGCGTCGACGTCCCTCTGCAGCTAAACGCAAACTAAGCCACGATGAAGACAGAGAGAAGACAGAGGAGCCATCAAGCAAAAAG GTCCTGGAGGATAGTGGGGCAGATGAGCAGGGTTTGAGCAAAGGACAGGAGGATGTCTTGACCTGTCCTATCTGCTTCAAGAGCCTCACATGCAAAAACGACTTTGACACCCACATGGAGACCCATCCTGACACTACACTGAG ATGTGATTTATGCTGCATTTCATTCCGGACACACCGAAGTTTGCTCCGCCACAATGCAGCTACCCATAAGCAGCTACCCACAGACCCCAATGGACAACCCTTTATTCAGAATAACCCATCCATCCCTCTTGGCTTTAATGATCTGGCTTTCATTGACTTTTCTTGCCAGAAATTTCCTCGTATTGCCCAG ATTTGGTGTGAAACAAACCTTCGCCGATGTACTGGCAAATTCCATCGTTTTGTATGTGACACATGTGATAAGGCATTCCCGCTTAGCTCAGCTCTGGACTTGCACAAAGCCTCACATGGGAATTCCAGTGGCACCCAAGAGACAACTTCACCCTTAATTGTGAAAGATGAGCTTCCCGCTCCTGAGAAAAGCAGCTTCATGGACTCCCTGGGCTTGAAGCACATCTCTAAGATAAAGCCTGCCCCTTCAGAAGAGGATGCCCTGCAAGCCAAGCTAGATAGCATCCGGGTTATCCATGTAGAGCCGAATCAGTCCACTGTACCTCAAGAGGCTGGGCTTGTTGGAGGGGTTAACCTGTCTCTTGTAGACCCAGCGACTCTTCACGGTCTGTCCCATCAAGAAGCTCTCAAACTGCTGTCCCTTCAGCCTTTCCAGACAGGTTTTCTTGTGCAGCCGGATGGTGGTATGGTGGTGAAGCCTGTTTGTGGTGAATCCAGCATGGAACTCGCTGATATACAGCAAATACTCAAAGTAGCTTCAGCTGCTCCTAACCAAATCTCTCTCCCACCCTTATCCAAGGCACCTTGTAGTGCTGTGCAGTCGGGCTACAAGCAGATGCCTCCACTCAAGCCAAAGCctttggtggctcccagaaccAGTATGGTAGCTTCAACTCCACCACCACTTTTGAACACCCAGCAAGCTTCACTGGGCTGCATCAGCCCTAGCCTCCCACCTCCTGCCAACCATCCTCTCAAGACAGCTAGGGATCTCTCCTCATCTTCCTCACCCTCTTCTGCCAACAACCAGGCTTCTGCAGAGAGAATACAAATGGAGGCAGAATGCATGGGAGATGCCCATACCCCAATGGACACGGATGAAAGACATATCAAGCAGGAGAATGGCAAGTTAGAAGAGACCACTGGAAAGAAAGGAACATCTCAAAAAGGCTCATATCCCTGCCGATTTTGTGACCAGGTCTTTGCGTTCTCTGGTGTGCTGCAAGCACACATGCGATATCATTTGGGCATTCTGCCCCACCAATGCAATATCTGCGACTATGTTGCTCCAGACAAGGCTACATTGATCCGTCATTTGAGAACACACAGTGGTGAAAGGCCCTATGTCTGTCGGCTTTGTCATTACCCTTTTACTGTCAAGGCTAACTGTGAGCGTCACCTTCGCAAAAAGCACATGAAAAGCAATCGCAAGGAGATTgagaaaaacatcaaatatgttACCTCGTCCACATCCACAGCAGATGTGCTGGAACAGGCTGGGACTAGTGAAACTACCTGCCGCTTCTGTGGGGAGGACCTAAAGACCTTCCGGGCCCTGCAGATTCACTTGCGCACACACAATGGCTGTCAGCGAAAGCCATTTGAGTGCAAGCGTTGTGGAGCAGCCTTCCTTGCCAAGCGTAACTGTATCCATCACCTTCTGAAACAACATCCAGAGGTCCAAGAGCAGGATATTGAAGAGCACATAATCACTCTTCTAGCTTCATCAACCCAAAATAGCCCAAACCCATCTCCTCTCAATGGGGTTTCTCCTAGTACTGTGGTACAGCCTATCAAGGTTGAAGACCTTAACTTCTACAGCATAGACATGGACCAACCTCTGGACTTCTCTAACAAAAGTCGTGGGGGCAGCAGTGCTGGAAGTGTGAGTGGATCACCCGGGATCAAAATTGAGCCTGTCTCCTATGACTCTTCCATGGAACCCATTGACCTCTCTATTCCTAAGAATCCTCTGAAGAAGCTTACACAAGATATTGAGGCCACATTGCCAAGAGAGATTAAAAAAGAACATTCATCCATCAGCATCCTTGCAAAGGCTCTTCAGGCTGATAAGTCCATTGATGAGAAGTCCCAACCGCTTGGATGCTACCAGGTCCCTGTAGCCTTGACCTCCATTACTGGTAGCACTAATGCTGCAGGAAGGCCCTTGCGCCTAAAGCCCCTGCTTCCTAAACCTTCCTCTGCTGCTGTGAAGGAACTTCCACCATTGGCATCCATTGCTCAGATCATTTCCTCTGTTTCTGGTGCCCCTGACCTTCTAAAACGGGACAACACTAACAGCCTTCAGGCTGATTCTGATACACATGGCAAGCAAGAGTCACCAGATACCTTGACAGAGGAGCTCTCCCTAGAGAGCTCCAAGAAGAGGTCCAGGAAAAGGCCTTCCAGTAGCATAGCGAAAGAAAAACCTGTGATGAATGCCACAGACCCGAATATTGATTTGGAGTCTAGTGGGGAGTTTGCAAGTGTTGAGAGGATGTTGGCAAACACTGATGCCAACAAGTTCAGCGCCTATCTTCAGACCAACACAATTGAGTTGGCAAGAAAAGGCGGGCAGCAGCCAGGTGGTAGTGACGAGAAAGAGGtgaaagatgagaaacaccTGCCAGCCCAGCAGACTGTTCAACCCCATCAGTCCAAAGGGAAGAAGAATGCATACTCAAATTCTGTGCAAAAGATGACTTGCCCCTTTTGTCCCAGAGTTTTCCCTTGGGCCAGTTCGCTTCAGCGCCACATGTTAACACACACAG GTCAGAAGCCATATCCTTGTCCCCAATGTGATGCCTTCTTCTCAACCAAGTCCAACTGTGAGCGACATCTTTTACGCAAGCATGGCATTTCCAACCGAGTGCTTAGGCGCAATGGTGTAATACCCAAGTCTAAAGAAGCAGAGGAAGGCTCACCAGAGAGTTCag AAAGCACATCTGAGACAGAGCTTCCTGTGGGTGAGGCAATGGATCTGACAAATTCAGACCCTGAGAAGCCTGTAGCAACGAATGCTGAAAAACCCTCACCAGCCAAGCCGACAGAAGCAGCTGTGGTAGAGCCTCTTCCTCACAAAGAGGAGGAGGATCCAACAGCCCTCGAGTCATTGAAGTACAATGAACCAGAAAAAGAGGATGGCGATTCCCATAGCAATAAGAACCTTGACTTGACGTTTGTCTCTAAGCCAAAGGACTTCAAGATCACTGAGAAAGACCAGCCACAGTCCTCCCCTACAGCAGATGGTGACATTTCTGACAAAACGCCTCAGGAGGAGTCCAAATTCACCTGCAAAAGTTGCAAGAAGAGTTTCCGCTATGCTGCCACCCTGACCAGGCATGAGAAAGTTCATCAGCTGGATGTAGCATCAGACCCAACTAATGGACCTGCACAAAGCCTCACAAAATCAGGTGATCCAGTTGTGCCTTCTGAAAATAAGAAAGAGGTTACAGAAGAAGAGGTGGAAAGCTTAAGGAAGGGCATAGCTGAGAACGAGGGAACAGGCAGTGTGGTGGAGAGTGGGTCAGAGGAGGATAAGGAGGAGAGGAGTGATGAAGAGGGAGCTGCAACTGAACCAAAGAGTGCCGAGGGAGAAATTGAAGAACCTGGCAGCAAGCCAGACAAGAGGAAAAAGGTGTGCAATATATGCAACAAACGTTTCTGGAGTCTTCAGGATCTCACCAGACACATGCGCTCTCACACAG GTGAGAGGCCTTACAAGTGTCAGACCTGTGAGCGCACCTTCACCCTAAAGCACAGTTTGGTCCGACATCAGCGTATCCACCAGAAACTACGTGGAGTGGATAGTGATGGTTCAACTTGTGGGCTCACAGGTGGACCCGACGAGGAGGGCTTCAGTGGGCGTTCGGCTAGCGAAGGCGAGTGCACACCTACAAGCACCAATCCACCCTCTGAGAATGAAAGTGAAGTAGCAGACACTGTGAAGGGGGAACCAACCTCACAGGATAAAGAGGAGGACTGTGTAGCCACTATACCAGCTGTGGAAACTGAAGAGTTTAAACCAACCTCCGAGACAGGACCTGCACCAGCAACAGAGACACCCAAAGAACATCCAGCAGAGGAACAAGCATCAGATTCACCCACCACATCTGACATAGAGCCGTCGGAGGGATTCATCCAAGGCTTACTGGAGATCCATACCAAGCCCACTACTGAGCACATTTTGCCCACCTCCGAACCGCCACTGCTTGGGGTGAAGTGA